The following proteins are encoded in a genomic region of Streptomyces collinus Tu 365:
- a CDS encoding chaplin: MRQTLSKGMVVAAAATGMLSLYGSQALADTGAQGAAQHSAGVLSGNTVQVPVNVPVNVCGNSVDAAAALNPAFGNSCANGSVQSGDGGVRHGGPQGGWDTSERTSGGHPDVPGVPGDRGGFPGGHTMPSSHDGSEHTMPSPHHGGDRTKAPSYGGGSHTAPPGYGDDHTTPPPYGGPSSPPSYGDDHTTPPPYGGPSSPPSYGDDHTTPPPYGGHDKPTPPPYGGGDHTTPPPYGGHDKPTPPPYGGDDWTPPHHGSHHPDQPPSLAHTGADSGTILGASAASAALIAGGTILYRRGRGASGR; encoded by the coding sequence TTGCGACAGACCCTCAGCAAGGGCATGGTCGTGGCCGCCGCCGCGACGGGCATGCTGTCCTTGTACGGAAGTCAGGCGCTCGCCGACACGGGTGCCCAGGGTGCCGCCCAGCACTCGGCCGGCGTACTGTCCGGCAACACCGTCCAGGTCCCGGTGAACGTCCCGGTCAACGTCTGCGGCAACTCCGTGGACGCGGCCGCCGCGCTGAATCCCGCGTTCGGCAACTCCTGTGCGAACGGCTCCGTCCAGAGCGGTGACGGCGGTGTCCGGCACGGCGGCCCGCAGGGCGGCTGGGACACCTCCGAGCGCACCTCGGGCGGCCACCCCGACGTCCCCGGCGTCCCCGGCGACCGGGGCGGCTTCCCCGGCGGCCACACGATGCCGTCCTCGCACGACGGCTCCGAGCACACGATGCCGTCCCCGCACCACGGCGGCGACCGCACGAAGGCGCCCTCGTACGGCGGCGGCAGTCACACGGCGCCCCCCGGGTACGGCGACGACCACACCACCCCGCCTCCGTACGGCGGCCCCTCGTCCCCGCCCTCGTACGGCGACGACCACACCACCCCGCCCCCGTACGGCGGCCCCTCGTCCCCGCCCTCGTACGGCGACGACCACACGACGCCCCCTCCGTACGGCGGTCACGACAAGCCGACCCCGCCTCCGTACGGCGGCGGCGACCACACGACGCCCCCTCCGTACGGCGGTCACGACAAGCCGACGCCGCCCCCGTACGGCGGCGACGACTGGACTCCGCCGCACCACGGAAGCCACCACCCGGACCAGCCGCCGAGCCTCGCGCACACCGGCGCCGACTCCGGGACCATCCTCGGAGCGTCGGCCGCCAGCGCCGCGCTGATCGCCGGGGGAACCATCCTGTACCGCCGGGGCCGCGGAGCCTCGGGCCGGTGA
- a CDS encoding chaplin: MKKSAAVVAGTILALAGAVPAFADSGATGGAANSPGVLSGNVIEVPVHVPVNACGDTVDVIGLLNPAFGGACVNH, from the coding sequence ATGAAGAAGAGCGCTGCTGTCGTCGCCGGCACGATCCTGGCGCTGGCCGGGGCCGTCCCCGCCTTCGCCGACTCCGGTGCGACCGGTGGGGCCGCCAACTCCCCCGGCGTCCTCTCGGGCAACGTCATCGAGGTCCCGGTCCACGTCCCGGTCAACGCCTGCGGCGACACCGTCGACGTCATCGGGCTGCTGAACCCGGCCTTCGGCGGCGCCTGCGTCAACCACTGA
- a CDS encoding rodlin: protein MLKKAMAAAAVAASFVGVSAAAAPQALAIGDDTGTTSLSGNAAQDSFGNSVTRGNMSPQATLVQSSVNKLCVGLPVKADAQSLVAVLANVGVQDIPVLSAPQTQQCADNSTQAKDDEPLSHVADDIAVLAGNG from the coding sequence ATGCTGAAGAAGGCAATGGCCGCGGCGGCGGTCGCCGCGTCCTTCGTCGGTGTGTCCGCTGCGGCAGCCCCCCAGGCGCTTGCCATCGGCGACGACACCGGCACCACCTCGCTGAGCGGCAACGCGGCGCAGGACTCGTTCGGCAACTCGGTGACCCGGGGCAACATGAGCCCGCAGGCCACCCTGGTGCAGAGCTCGGTCAACAAGCTGTGCGTCGGCCTGCCGGTCAAGGCGGACGCCCAGTCCCTGGTGGCCGTCCTCGCCAACGTCGGTGTCCAGGACATCCCGGTCCTGTCCGCCCCGCAGACCCAGCAGTGCGCCGACAACTCGACCCAGGCCAAGGACGACGAGCCGCTGTCGCACGTCGCGGACGACATCGCGGTCCTGGCCGGCAACGGCTGA
- a CDS encoding rodlin produces MIKKVLASAAVAASVVGFTATAASPALAIGDDHGTTSLSGNDAVQSYGNSATYGNMSPQLALIQGSFNKPCIGLPAKVDAQSILALVNVGVQDIPILSAPQTQQCTENSTQAKGDEPLSHILDDISALSGNG; encoded by the coding sequence GTGATCAAGAAGGTTCTGGCCTCTGCCGCGGTCGCCGCTTCCGTCGTCGGTTTCACCGCGACCGCCGCGTCGCCGGCCCTGGCCATCGGTGACGACCACGGCACCACCTCGCTGAGCGGCAACGACGCGGTGCAGTCGTACGGCAACTCGGCCACCTACGGCAACATGAGCCCGCAGCTCGCTCTCATCCAGGGCTCGTTCAACAAGCCCTGCATCGGCCTGCCGGCCAAGGTCGACGCCCAGTCGATCCTGGCCCTGGTCAACGTCGGCGTCCAGGACATCCCGATCCTGTCCGCCCCGCAGACCCAGCAGTGCACGGAGAACTCGACCCAGGCCAAGGGCGACGAGCCGCTCTCGCACATCCTGGACGACATCTCCGCGCTGTCCGGCAACGGCTGA
- a CDS encoding rodlin — MKKLWATAAVAASVAGLAGFAAPQALAIGDDHGTTSLSGNEAQQSFGNSATAGNQSPQLSLVQGSLNKPCVGLPAKVDAQSILALVNVGVQDIPVLSAPQTQQCTENSTQAKGDEPLSHILDDISALSGNG; from the coding sequence ATGAAGAAGCTGTGGGCAACCGCGGCTGTCGCCGCCTCCGTCGCCGGTCTGGCGGGCTTCGCCGCCCCTCAGGCCCTGGCCATCGGTGACGACCACGGCACCACCTCGCTGAGCGGCAACGAGGCCCAGCAGTCCTTCGGCAACTCGGCCACGGCCGGCAACCAGAGCCCGCAGCTCTCGCTGGTGCAGGGCTCGCTCAACAAGCCGTGTGTCGGCCTGCCGGCGAAGGTCGACGCCCAGTCGATCCTGGCCCTGGTCAACGTCGGCGTCCAGGACATCCCGGTCCTGTCCGCGCCGCAGACCCAGCAGTGCACGGAGAACTCGACGCAGGCGAAGGGCGACGAGCCGCTCTCGCACATCCTGGACGACATCTCCGCGCTGTCCGGCAACGGCTGA
- a CDS encoding vWA domain-containing protein, with product MEPNRTPRTPCTARAPRARRTRRALLALTAAAGLLLTACSAEGSADGSAADKRGLPAPAPAPGGRNSGSAAPAPGDSHLSTFALDVDTASYTYARRTLADGRVPDPSTVRPEEFVNSFRQDYRRPDGNGFSVTVDGARTTRPDWSLVRVGLATRGADPDGRRPPAALTFVIDVSGSMDEPGRLDLAKRSLDTMTDRLRDDDSVAVVTFSTRARTVLPMTRLGGHRGEVHDAVDGLRALTSTNLGAGVETGYDTAVEGLREGATNRVVLISDALANTGETRPDAILRRIDSARREHGITLFGVGVGSDYGDALMERLADKGDGHTAYVSDTAEARRVFCVQLPQNIGLTARDAKAQVAFDPGTVAEFRLVGYDDRAVADHDFRDDRVDGGEVGPGHTVTALYAVRTRPDADGHLATATVRWLDPATRAPHERSGALETGALRDDVWAASPRFQVTAVAAYFADALRAAGTDHGPALPGAPSLARLAGRAAALAGTTEDKDVRALADAIRQADGTGRIGRTDTGESGE from the coding sequence ATGGAGCCGAACCGCACACCACGGACACCGTGCACGGCACGGGCACCACGCGCACGACGGACCCGCCGCGCGCTGCTCGCGCTCACGGCGGCGGCCGGCCTGCTGCTGACGGCCTGCTCGGCGGAAGGCTCCGCGGACGGCTCCGCCGCCGACAAGCGCGGCCTGCCCGCCCCCGCACCCGCCCCCGGCGGGCGGAACTCCGGGTCGGCCGCCCCCGCACCCGGCGACAGCCATCTGTCCACCTTCGCCCTCGACGTCGACACCGCCTCCTACACCTACGCCCGCCGCACCCTCGCCGACGGCCGCGTGCCCGATCCGTCGACCGTCCGCCCCGAGGAGTTCGTCAACAGCTTCCGCCAGGACTACCGCAGGCCCGACGGCAACGGCTTCTCCGTCACCGTCGACGGCGCCCGCACCACCCGGCCGGACTGGTCCCTGGTCCGCGTCGGCCTCGCCACCCGCGGCGCCGACCCGGACGGGCGACGGCCGCCCGCCGCGCTCACCTTCGTCATCGACGTGTCCGGCTCGATGGACGAACCCGGCCGGCTCGACCTCGCCAAGCGGTCCCTGGACACCATGACCGACCGGCTGCGCGACGACGACTCGGTGGCCGTCGTCACCTTCAGCACCCGCGCCCGCACCGTCCTGCCGATGACCCGGCTCGGCGGCCACCGCGGCGAGGTGCACGACGCCGTCGACGGACTGCGCGCCCTGACCTCCACCAACCTCGGCGCGGGCGTCGAGACCGGCTACGACACGGCCGTCGAGGGCCTGCGCGAGGGCGCGACCAACCGGGTCGTGCTGATCTCCGACGCCCTCGCCAACACGGGGGAGACCCGCCCCGACGCCATCCTGCGCCGCATCGACTCGGCCCGCCGCGAGCACGGCATCACCCTCTTCGGCGTGGGCGTCGGCAGCGACTACGGCGACGCCCTCATGGAACGCCTCGCCGACAAGGGCGACGGCCACACCGCCTACGTCTCCGACACCGCCGAGGCGCGCCGGGTGTTCTGCGTCCAGCTCCCGCAGAACATCGGCCTGACCGCCCGCGACGCCAAGGCACAGGTCGCCTTCGACCCCGGGACCGTCGCCGAGTTCCGCCTCGTCGGCTACGACGACCGGGCCGTCGCCGACCACGACTTCCGCGACGACCGGGTGGACGGCGGCGAGGTCGGCCCCGGCCACACCGTGACCGCCCTGTACGCGGTGCGCACCAGGCCGGACGCCGACGGCCACCTCGCCACCGCCACCGTCCGCTGGCTCGACCCCGCGACCCGGGCCCCGCACGAGCGCTCCGGAGCCCTGGAGACCGGTGCCCTGCGGGACGACGTCTGGGCGGCGAGCCCCCGCTTCCAGGTCACGGCGGTCGCCGCCTACTTCGCCGACGCCCTGCGCGCCGCCGGCACCGACCACGGCCCCGCCCTCCCCGGCGCCCCGAGCCTGGCCCGGCTCGCCGGCCGGGCCGCCGCGCTCGCCGGAACCACCGAGGACAAGGACGTGCGGGCGCTCGCCGACGCGATCCGGCAGGCGGACGGCACCGGCCGGATCGGGCGGACGGACACCGGAGAGAGCGGGGAATGA
- a CDS encoding ABC transporter permease: protein MSTLTEPAEVAPGYRAGRTLPLRVELIRQLKRRRTLVMGAILAVLPFVLLVAFAIGGDPSGRDGRVTLMDTATASGANFAAVNLFVSAGFLLVIPVALFCGDTVASEAGWSSLRYLLAAPVPRARLLWSKLVVGLGTSLAAIVLLPLVALVVGTAAYGWGPLQIPTGGALSTGTAAQRLAVVVAYIFVSQLVTAGLAFWLSTRTDAPLGAVGGAVGLTIVGNVLDAVTALGHWRDFLPAHWQFAWADAVQPHPEWSGMVQGTAVSVTYALVLFALAFRGFARKDIVS, encoded by the coding sequence GTGAGCACGCTCACCGAGCCCGCCGAGGTCGCCCCCGGCTACCGCGCGGGGCGCACCCTGCCGCTGCGCGTCGAGCTGATCCGCCAGCTCAAGCGGCGCCGCACGCTGGTCATGGGCGCGATCCTCGCCGTCCTGCCGTTCGTCCTGCTCGTCGCCTTCGCGATCGGCGGCGACCCGTCGGGCCGCGACGGCCGGGTCACGCTGATGGACACGGCCACCGCGTCGGGCGCCAACTTCGCCGCGGTGAACCTGTTCGTCTCGGCCGGCTTCCTGCTGGTCATCCCGGTCGCGCTGTTCTGCGGGGACACCGTCGCCTCGGAGGCCGGCTGGTCCTCCCTGCGCTATCTGCTCGCCGCACCCGTGCCCCGGGCCCGCCTGCTGTGGTCCAAGCTCGTCGTGGGGCTCGGCACCAGCCTGGCCGCCATCGTGCTGCTGCCCCTGGTGGCCCTCGTGGTCGGCACGGCCGCCTACGGCTGGGGCCCGCTGCAGATCCCGACCGGCGGAGCGCTGTCCACCGGCACGGCGGCCCAGCGCCTGGCCGTCGTGGTGGCGTACATCTTCGTGTCGCAACTGGTCACCGCGGGACTGGCGTTCTGGCTGTCGACCCGGACGGACGCCCCGCTCGGCGCGGTCGGCGGCGCCGTCGGCCTGACCATCGTCGGCAACGTGCTCGACGCCGTCACCGCCCTCGGCCACTGGCGCGACTTCCTGCCCGCGCACTGGCAGTTCGCCTGGGCGGACGCCGTCCAGCCGCACCCCGAGTGGTCCGGCATGGTCCAGGGCACCGCCGTCTCCGTCACCTACGCTCTGGTGCTGTTCGCCCTGGCCTTCCGGGGTTTCGCCCGCAAGGACATCGTCTCCTAG
- a CDS encoding CocE/NonD family hydrolase, with protein MDLRGPALRGLLKGPRRLLAAAAAVVVLAGAGTWTAVASDSPPPVHRGDRVMTMADGTRIDTSYFTAGPTGRRPAVLLAHGFGGSKDDVRQQAEDLARDGYAVLTWSARGFGKSTGRIGLNDPGHEVADVSRLIDWLAEQPQVRLDRPGDPRVGVTGGSYGGAISLLAAGHDPRVDAIAPAVTYWNLADALFPDGVFKKLWTGVFFNTGGGCARFEPALCRMYDRVAESGTPDAAARALLEERSPSAVGGRIKVPTLLVQGQTDSLFTLSQSDAAARAIRANGAPVDVDWIAGGHDGGDMENGRVQRRVTAWFDRYLKGDTSTGTGPAFRITRTGGVDSTDGATLLRGASADTYPGLRDHRRTVALTGGTRRIANPAGASPPAVSALPGLGGSGGLAQLSALGVGVSVDFPGQYAKFDSAPLTRDLRITGTPTVTAHVTSSSDDAVLFGKVYDVGPDGTRQVLPSQLVAPLRVTGARHGKDVTITLPAIDHEVQKGHRLRLVLASTDLGYASPAAPATYTVSVTGGLSVPTAPAVTTAAAPLPAWVWWLPLAGAAAALALLLTGRRRTAAPAPDPGLADVPLRITGLSKRYARATDRYAVRELSFRVEKGQVLGLLGPNGAGKTTTLRMLMGLIKPDDGEIRLFGHAVRPGAPVLSRVGAFVEGAGFLPHLSGRENLELYWRATGRPPEDAHLTEALEIAGLGDALARAVRTYSQGMRQRLAIAQAMLGLPDLLILDEPTNGLDPPQIREMREVMIRYAAAGRTVIVSSHLLAEVEQSCTHLVVMDRGRLVQAGPVAEIIGSGDTLLVGTGTPVEEPVAEKVAALPGVASAVRTEDGLLVRLEPGGTAERLVVELVRLEVPVASVGPHRRLEDAFLTLIGGTP; from the coding sequence ATGGATCTTCGAGGGCCCGCGCTGCGCGGGCTGCTGAAGGGGCCGCGGCGGCTGCTGGCCGCCGCGGCCGCCGTGGTGGTGCTCGCGGGCGCCGGCACGTGGACGGCCGTGGCCTCCGACAGCCCCCCGCCGGTGCACCGCGGCGACCGCGTCATGACCATGGCCGACGGCACGCGCATCGACACCTCGTACTTCACCGCGGGCCCCACCGGCCGCCGCCCCGCCGTCCTGCTCGCGCACGGCTTCGGCGGCAGCAAGGACGACGTACGGCAGCAGGCCGAGGACCTCGCCCGGGACGGGTACGCGGTCCTGACCTGGTCCGCGCGCGGCTTCGGCAAGTCCACCGGGAGGATCGGCCTCAACGACCCCGGGCACGAGGTCGCCGACGTCTCCCGGCTCATCGACTGGCTCGCCGAGCAGCCCCAGGTCCGCCTCGACCGGCCCGGCGACCCGCGCGTCGGCGTGACCGGCGGCTCCTACGGCGGCGCGATCTCCCTGCTCGCCGCCGGCCACGACCCCCGCGTCGACGCCATCGCCCCGGCCGTCACCTACTGGAACCTCGCCGACGCCCTCTTCCCGGACGGCGTGTTCAAGAAGCTGTGGACCGGCGTCTTCTTCAACACCGGCGGCGGCTGCGCCCGGTTCGAACCCGCCCTGTGCCGGATGTACGACCGGGTCGCCGAGTCGGGCACCCCGGACGCGGCCGCCCGCGCACTGCTGGAGGAGCGCTCGCCGTCCGCGGTCGGCGGCCGCATCAAGGTGCCCACCCTGCTGGTGCAGGGCCAGACCGACTCCCTGTTCACCCTCTCCCAGTCCGACGCGGCCGCGCGGGCGATCCGCGCCAACGGCGCCCCGGTCGACGTCGACTGGATCGCGGGCGGGCACGACGGCGGCGACATGGAGAACGGCCGGGTCCAGCGCCGGGTGACGGCCTGGTTCGACCGCTACCTCAAGGGCGACACCTCCACCGGCACCGGCCCGGCCTTCCGGATCACCCGTACGGGAGGGGTCGACTCCACCGACGGCGCCACCCTGCTGCGCGGCGCGAGCGCGGACACCTACCCCGGCCTGCGCGACCACCGGCGGACCGTCGCCCTCACCGGCGGCACCCGGCGCATCGCCAACCCGGCAGGCGCCAGCCCGCCCGCCGTGTCCGCCCTGCCCGGCCTCGGCGGCTCCGGCGGCCTCGCCCAGCTCTCCGCGCTCGGCGTCGGCGTTTCCGTGGACTTCCCCGGCCAGTACGCCAAGTTCGACTCCGCGCCGCTCACCCGCGACCTGCGGATCACCGGCACCCCCACCGTGACCGCCCACGTCACCTCCAGCAGCGACGACGCCGTCCTGTTCGGCAAGGTCTACGACGTCGGCCCCGACGGCACCCGGCAGGTGCTGCCCTCCCAGCTCGTCGCCCCCCTCAGGGTCACCGGCGCCCGGCACGGCAAGGACGTCACGATCACCCTCCCGGCGATCGACCACGAGGTGCAGAAGGGTCACCGCCTCCGCCTGGTCCTCGCCTCCACCGACCTCGGCTACGCCTCACCGGCCGCCCCGGCGACCTACACCGTCTCCGTCACCGGCGGGCTGAGCGTGCCGACGGCCCCCGCCGTCACCACCGCCGCGGCCCCGCTGCCCGCCTGGGTGTGGTGGCTGCCCCTGGCCGGAGCCGCCGCCGCGCTCGCCCTGCTGCTCACCGGCCGCCGCCGCACCGCCGCGCCCGCGCCCGACCCAGGGCTCGCCGACGTCCCGCTGCGGATAACGGGCCTGAGCAAGCGCTACGCCCGCGCCACCGACCGGTACGCGGTGCGCGAGCTGTCCTTCCGCGTGGAGAAGGGCCAGGTGCTCGGCCTGCTCGGCCCCAACGGCGCCGGCAAGACCACCACCCTGCGCATGCTCATGGGCCTGATCAAGCCGGACGACGGCGAGATCCGCCTCTTCGGCCACGCCGTCCGCCCCGGCGCCCCCGTCCTGTCGCGGGTCGGCGCCTTCGTGGAGGGCGCGGGCTTCCTGCCCCACCTGTCCGGCCGGGAGAACCTGGAGCTGTACTGGCGGGCCACCGGCCGCCCGCCCGAGGACGCCCACCTGACGGAGGCCCTGGAGATCGCCGGCCTCGGTGACGCCCTGGCCCGCGCGGTGCGCACCTACTCCCAAGGCATGCGCCAGCGCCTGGCCATCGCCCAGGCCATGCTCGGCCTGCCCGACCTGCTCATCCTCGACGAGCCCACCAACGGCCTCGACCCGCCCCAGATCCGCGAGATGCGCGAGGTGATGATCCGCTACGCGGCCGCGGGCCGCACGGTGATCGTCTCCAGCCATCTCCTCGCCGAGGTCGAGCAGTCCTGCACCCACCTGGTGGTGATGGACCGCGGCCGGCTGGTCCAGGCCGGACCGGTGGCGGAGATCATCGGCTCCGGCGACACCCTGCTGGTCGGCACCGGCACGCCCGTGGAGGAGCCGGTCGCGGAGAAGGTGGCCGCCCTGCCCGGCGTCGCCTCCGCCGTCCGCACCGAGGACGGACTGCTGGTCCGCCTCGAACCCGGCGGCACCGCCGAGCGGCTGGTCGTGGAGCTGGTGCGCCTGGAGGTGCCCGTCGCCTCCGTCGGCCCGCACCGGCGCCTGGAAGACGCGTTCCTCACCCTGATCGGAGGTACCCCGTGA
- a CDS encoding APC family permease, with protein MTDTLRPVDTGSAEAALAAASDSPQKLKRSIGVVGGTLLTLSCVTPASTLFVIVPDLFSSLGTATALCLVIGALLCIPVALCYSELGTLVPSAGGEYAIVSTLAGRLAGWLAFVMSLLVVMIVPPVIAMGTADYLAPVIHLDPAWTGAGVMLAATLAGLLDLRANAWITGIFLVLEVVAAGVVAMLGFTHSQRGLGSLGNLQIAGEHAHVTPVTGAMVLSGLAIALFATQGFSTAVYLSEELENPRRNVARTVLATLAISSVVILVPVVAITLGAGDLKALTGGDISGMVIAWSNSAVGTFVSLCVALAIINAGIVMVIQNSRVLFASARDKAWPAPVNSALSKLGRFGSPWVATLVVGVPGAFLCFVNLDTLYGVTGVAVTGLYLLVAIAALLARRGAHGTRKAWRMPLWPAMPILLIAVLVYILVEQDVSYLLWTGGITAVATLYWAFYLRPRQATRWVVSVPDDVQS; from the coding sequence ATGACCGACACGCTCCGTCCTGTCGACACAGGCTCTGCCGAAGCAGCACTCGCAGCAGCCTCCGACAGTCCTCAGAAGCTCAAGCGTTCCATCGGCGTCGTCGGCGGCACCCTGCTCACCCTGTCGTGCGTCACGCCGGCCTCCACGCTCTTCGTGATCGTGCCGGACCTGTTCTCCAGCCTCGGCACGGCGACGGCGCTCTGTCTCGTCATCGGCGCGCTGCTCTGCATCCCCGTCGCCCTGTGCTACTCGGAGCTGGGCACGCTCGTGCCGAGCGCGGGCGGCGAGTACGCGATCGTCTCCACCCTCGCCGGCCGGCTCGCAGGCTGGCTCGCCTTCGTGATGTCGCTCCTCGTCGTGATGATCGTCCCCCCGGTCATCGCGATGGGCACCGCGGACTACCTCGCCCCGGTCATCCACCTGGACCCCGCCTGGACGGGCGCCGGCGTGATGCTCGCGGCCACCCTCGCCGGTCTGCTCGACCTGCGCGCCAACGCCTGGATCACCGGCATCTTCCTGGTGCTGGAGGTCGTCGCGGCCGGTGTCGTCGCCATGCTCGGCTTCACCCACTCCCAGCGCGGGCTCGGCAGCCTCGGCAACCTGCAGATCGCCGGTGAGCACGCCCACGTCACCCCGGTGACGGGCGCGATGGTCCTCTCCGGACTCGCCATCGCCCTCTTCGCCACCCAGGGCTTCTCCACCGCCGTCTACCTCTCCGAGGAGCTGGAGAACCCGCGCCGCAACGTGGCCCGCACCGTCCTCGCGACGCTCGCCATCTCCAGCGTCGTCATCCTGGTGCCGGTCGTGGCGATCACCCTCGGCGCCGGCGACCTGAAGGCCCTGACCGGCGGCGACATCTCCGGCATGGTCATCGCCTGGAGCAACTCGGCCGTCGGCACCTTCGTCAGCCTCTGCGTCGCCCTCGCCATCATCAACGCGGGCATCGTCATGGTCATCCAGAACTCCCGCGTCCTGTTCGCCTCCGCCCGCGACAAGGCCTGGCCCGCGCCGGTCAACAGCGCCCTGTCCAAGCTCGGCCGCTTCGGCTCCCCCTGGGTCGCCACCCTCGTCGTCGGCGTCCCCGGCGCCTTCCTCTGCTTCGTCAACCTGGACACCCTCTACGGCGTCACCGGCGTCGCGGTCACCGGCCTGTACCTGCTGGTCGCGATCGCCGCCCTGCTCGCCCGGCGCGGCGCGCACGGCACCCGCAAGGCCTGGCGGATGCCGCTGTGGCCGGCCATGCCGATCCTGCTGATCGCCGTCCTCGTCTACATCCTCGTCGAGCAGGACGTCTCGTACCTGCTGTGGACCGGCGGCATCACCGCCGTCGCCACCCTCTACTGGGCCTTCTACCTCCGCCCCCGCCAGGCCACCCGCTGGGTGGTGTCCGTCCCCGACGACGTCCAGTCCTGA